tcgaaccatTCAGTGTAACCATTTTACTcgtattcatttccattgtttaacacaaggcagaaaatccaagtaaaaaccaaatgctctgataccactctgatgggagaacagtaataattcgaacaatatcgaatcaacgcagtggaataaaataatctcccattTTGTGTAAATCTAATAAGAATCGATAtaatagagtaaaataaatatcaatcACGCgaacacaaaatgatttttttacgtggaaaacctcctcgatgcaaggagatcaaaaaccacgggaccggagtccacccgaaATTCTTCAGTAttaacaaaattgttcttctctaacAAATACTAGAGatacatagcagcaaagacctcaagaacataattcttgacaatatacatgaatttcacaagagatcaaggataatcTAACCAAAAACGCatgttttgatcaatccatgaaaaatttgatgTAGGGAGTTTCagacgaaaatcaaaccgttccgATTCAAGgaaattgcgccacgaacatgctgacaaaatttcaactcaataGGATCACAAATCGACCTCCGAtaccagcttgatgtaaatgaGATATTGCCCCAACCctagattttctattttctttttttctcttgctactatttctttttttgcggctacctctttatatagatagtaagaaaccatatttcctcacataacttatcatatgggcttaagccttttttgggcttgcaacttattgggcttcctccacataggagtgaacctaGCTAACAACTTCAGTGCAAGGCACGGTGGCGGGCCGCAAGAAGGACGTCTCGGCCAAGGCTTGGCCAAGAGCTcctggcctctctctctctctctctctctctctctctctctctctctctctctctctctcgtgtgttCTCTATGTATTCCCCCCTTTTTTGTCCTGTATCGAGTCTATTTTATAGTGAAAGGGTGTAAACCATCAAGGAAAGAAAgcatattttgttttcttccgTGCATGCTTTGAAATatattctatttccttttcttttcctcgttGACCAAATGCCTTCTTTGTAGGAATAAAAATAGGTAAGCGAGTacaaaagtttatgatttgCAAACTACTAAGGAAGTTCgtaatttcataaaatatcAGTAAGTTACCaacaagtatttttttttttttaaatgtcacCGGTCTTTTtatattaacaatttttatcatttattgatacttattaaattttaccaacgcgggaaaaaaaaagaagcatgtATTTCTTGCATAGAACAATAGCATTCTGTGGTTATGACATCTCCTCTGTGAAAGGATTGGTTAGCGTACGACCCAGATCAACAATTACTCAAAAGCCTATATAATGATGATTAGTGATTAGGAGATAATACACGCAAGGCGTTATTAAACATTATTAGGGAATGGACAAGACATTAGACGGCCACGAGACGCCCACGTGAAAATGAAGCAATAATTCACGTCACTATCGACTAGATCAGTGCTACAAGATAACTAGCGACACGACAATATAGTACTTTCACCAATTGGGGATATTCCATTTTACATTAATTAGGGCATCCAACTTTTTGTTGTCTGCTTTTTATAAGCTAAATTCCATTATAAAAGACAGGGTGAATGTGCAATGTAGATTCGTGATTCATGGTCCCATGAGTACGAATATTAGGTAAAGCCGCATTGGGCGGCTCAAGCCGCATCGATAGGACCTTTGGAAAAGAACCATTCACTAGGTTCTATGATAGGACTTCACGAAGGTTTTGAAGAAGCTATAATCCGTTTTGATCatccaagaaagagaaatcaacaacaatttcattataccaccggccgcggtggctccgctggataatGCCTTACTGATCCTTAGTCTAGAGGTGAGGGGTTTGAAACCTAGTGGAGATACTAGGTGTCTTAAGTGTGATGTTGTGGTGATGGGTCCTGCGCTAGCGTCACCAGGAGGTTTATGGCGCAGCTGTTAGTTGCAAGCTGGTTCCTcctgcgaaaaaaaaaaaaaacaatttcattaTAAAACGAGAAGACCGACAAAGGGTATTTGCAAATTGTTATTTTTACATAAGTAGTCATGAAATAGAAATCCtcatttatgaataaattgaatttgtttactaaaatttaaaagtatatATATTGATGCTTGAACCCGAATGtgtgatatttttattattatttaccaTTTAgtataagaaaatccaaaaaagaaagtcgACTCAAAGCATCTGAAGAGCCATCTTTCCAAAATCATTATTATGTGCTCTATGAAAAATCAACATTCGAATCGGGCAGGATTTCCTTCTTGATTAGTGAAGTTGGACTTCCAAGACCATCTTTTTAGGAGATGGTGGTCAGTGCACttgcttggaaaaaaaaaaaaaaaactaatgtaTCTCATCACATTATGGTAATCACAAATTCAGGGTTAGTATCGATCACATCACATCAAGCTTTGATATTCCTTTTGCTTTATTCTTTGAAAATCTAGATAGTATCGATTAGTACGTGGAAGATCAAGATAAGTTAAGCCatagaaattttgcaaatatatcataaaaaagaaacaattagaCATAAATAATCTCTTTACTTTTTCACGCAGAGGTATATGGCATCTTCTTACTCAAAGTTCCTTTCCTTGTGctttcttgagagagagagtgagagagagagagataattcGATATATTGCACATACTGCAGTTTTGTAGCCAAAACATTTCTTACACAAGCTCCCAATCCTTTTGGTCATGTCGactttttattcaaaatcaagaacaaGCACGCTTGTCAAGCTCAAAAGTAAGCTGCAAATTCATTCTTTGCCTTAGGACTTGGCACAAGGAGGCATATAAGCGGGCGGCTCGCGCATTTTGTTCATGTTAGCCGGACCGTTTGTGACGATGAGGACCGTGTCCATGCCCCAGCTAGCATGTCGCTCTAAGTGACAGTGCATAAACCATACTcctgaaaggggaaaaaaaaaaccacaatcATGAGCATAATGAAGTCAGCATGCACAGGCTTTACTACTGAATTATGTCAGACACGATGCGTAATGACTCTTTGATTTTGTGAGCTTGACAAGTGAAGTACCTGGATTATCTGCGACGAATCTGATTGTCGTCCAACCGTTCTTGGGAACTCCGATCGTGTTGACCAAGGGTGGGTCGACCAAGTTGTATGTCTTTGGACTAGTCTTGAAGTCGAAATTTCCATTGCCCATTCCCACCACGTAGAAGCTGTAACCGTGCAGATGCATCGGATGGTTCTCCGCAGCGCCGACGTTGGTTCCTTGGAAAATTATTTCTACAGCCGACCCGTATTTGATCACCTTCGCTTTTGTTCCTTGGCTAGGGTATATCGTATTGTTGCCCACGTCGCCGGTGAAGTTGAAAAAATACGGTGGTATGCTCGGAAAAGTACAGTTATACACTCCACGGATATGCCTGTGGAAAATAAGAATCGTCCGATTGGCATTAGTCCATCATGATTTGTCCTCGACTTTAAATCAACATGATTTGTATTTAGAGATTCATTTTGTACCGTGTCATATCATCCATCATATAATGAGATTTATCACTAGAAATCTAGATCACAATGTCTTTTGTGCATTACCTGTAATATGCTTGTAAAATGTCAATCGTGGGAGTCACGAAACTGATGTTGTTCAAGCTGGCCGACAGCCTATTTCCATCCGGACCAGCACAAGACTCGTTCGCGCAATATATTTGATTGACGGAAACTGTGATGAAGATCCGCTCCGTGATTATCAATGGGACGCTAATGGGGTGCTGTTTGCTTGCTAAACTCTTCAAACGGACCGTGAAATTGCCTGCAGCATCCTTGTCATCATAAGCTGGGAGAGATGGAGAGTACGGGGTCGACGGCGGAGTGTAGTTGCCACTATACTGAAAGATCGCTGTCGTGCTAGTGTTGTCGAATGGAGCAGTTGTATCTGCGAAAGGGCTTCCCATAATGTAGTAGTGGCTAGGAGATTGGTTCGCCGTGACCAAAACGTCCATGGTTTGTCCGGGAGTTATCATTATGTAATCGGTATTGATGGGTTTTACATACCCTCCATCCATTCCAACCACCGTAAGGTTGTGTTTCGCGATGCCGAAGAAAATTTCTTCGTTCATCACCGCATTGACAATGCGGAGAAGGTACGTCTTCCCATAATTGACCAATAGGCGGTACGTTGATGCTGCGAGAAGCCAAAACAATTTTCCTTTATCAGCATAAGAACAAGCAGAAAATGGAAGTGCTTCAAAAAAATCATGCTTTGTCTTGACATCGCCGTCAAAAATAGTGACTCTGAATTTCTTGTCGTCATATAAAAGCATGAAACAATTTTTACATATGCATGGTTTCTCAATCTGGCGATTACATATATAGGCCATAAATAAAGATATTAGTGTAGTGGGTAGCTATATAATTTCTATCATATTCTTCATCAGTCTTGTGAAATATTTATCCTTATACAGGAAAGAGAGTTTgattaaatttctaaaaataaaattcactttaTCTAGGTTAAAACCGATATGAATGTAAATCTGTGTATATGTAACCAACAACACTTCAAAGGAATGGAACTATTGAATATAGTACCTTGTCGACCGATACTTCAGTAAaactaaatatttaattttgcaACAAATCAGAGGAAAgtcatataaaatttaattagtaCCATTAGAGCAGTCATATAGATCTCCCGGTTGACCATTGATGGCGAATGCATCCGATGTGTTCGGATCACCACCAGTTTCAAGTGCCTCATCGATTATGGCCATCACATCTCCATTATACCATTCGCCTAGCATAAAGAGAAGTATACAAGTCCCCGTCGTCATTCTATCCAAGATTAACAAACGCTAACATTTGTAGTCAAGacggaaaagaaggaaaagaagcagcGGCTCATGCGACATTCTCATGGGAGTAGAGTATGAACATACCAAGAACAAGTAGCTCTTCCTTGTACGGCACGGGGTAAGGGTAGGTGGTTCCAGGTTTTGGATATATGATGATGGCACCATGTACCGTGGCACGTGACCAGTCGCTATGGGCATGCCACCAGAGCGTCCCTTCTTCATCGGAAAAGGAAAGTTCTTGAGTGAAGCTCGTACCGGCGGGGATGGGGCACTGTGTAATGTTCTCGGGACCATCCGGCCATGGGTTCCTAGGCTGCTTGACTCCGTGCCTGTAGATTAAAAGTActttcatcatcaagcatcacGCTTGCTCACACAATCTCATGCTTGCAAGTTGATTAACTCATTCTCTTATTATTTAACCTTTTACACGGTAGTGTCTTGTCGCTCGTTTGATGTGGTTACACTTGTCATGGCCAATTTCACATGTATCAATCGCGAGGTCAGGGAGTATTGACGATTGAACTTTTGGGAAGAGGTCGATTTTGAtttatcattatcaaatgaataaattagtAGGGTGGACGAGAGCGCTAAAGGTGTGAACTAGAGGCCACCAGTTGAATATTGGTGGGAAGGATTGACGATTAGTCCCCTTTGATCATGGGAATATATTCTTTACGCGGATTGCAGCCAttggaggaaacaaaagaaaaatagccaCAACTAGCTATATGTTTACATTGTTTGGGGGTGTGGTTTCCTGCTTTTGATGCGGTCGTGGGTCCAAGATAACGCAAGACCTAGGTCATGTAATGAAGCTGTGGGAATCTTATGGACTTCGGCTAGCAGACATGCAGTACAACTATTTCCGCAAGAAGGGAAAAGTAAGAGGAAAGCTAGggtaatttttttcctttttgggtcGGTCAAAGCTATCGTAATTATTTTGCGAATTTATGGAGGGACGGGACATGAGGGCTCTGTGCTGCAGAACTGTCTTTTTCAGTGAAGCAGAAAGAGAGCACCAAATTGAGGCTCCAACTCGAAAGAAGAGGGTAAGATGGGAGGGGGTTCTTCTGCTTTTGTCCTCGAGCATCAGTGCACTATGCTCTACAACACATGTCCTCCTTTTGTGGATGAAGATTCGAGTGTTTTGCAAATCAATTATGAAGTCCGAGAGACAACAAACGTGCATATTATCGCCGAGGAGCGTTTTATCGCATTTTGTTTCGATTTGATTATCGCGCAATAACTAGCCGCGAGTTTTACCGTGTAGGACATTATGTccccgcgagagagagagagagagagaggggtttttTTTTACCAGTGGACGGTGACGCCGTAGGTGCCGTTGTTGTGGACGGTGACGAAGACGGTATCGCCCTTGTGAACCCGGATCACCGGCCCGGGCCAGCTCTCGTTCACCACCAGCATGCTCTTGGTCGTGCACAACCTCGTGAAGTTGGTTTCCTTCAGCTGCAGCAGCAACAAACAACAGAAGAGAAACCCTCATCGTCCCACGCATTTCTTGTTATGTAAGCATGCGTGAGCAACTCAAAAGTGCCTTGAGACACAGACGCCGTCTGTGTCGGCACGAGCGCACTTACCACGAAATCGTAGTGTTGGACATTGCCTCGAGCCATGCAGAGAAGAGAGCCGTATTCCAAGAAGACGAAGCCCAGAAAAGCAGCGATCAAGGCCATCTTGTTGCTAGTCCCCCCtgttctcatcttcttctctgctTTCCCAAGGTCGATCTCTTTGTCTGGTGTTTCACCTCTCGTGTATCGTGATGGAAAGAAGCTGGTTTTGGCCTTCCTATTTATAGTGCGCCATGTTTCACTCCTTGGCACGAAAGAGGGATGGGGTCCCACGCGGAAAGCCCCTAGCACTTGGACATTGGCGTCCCACAGGGTCTCCTGTGTCGCTACTTTTCATCGTTCGCCTGACCCTCTTCTCCATTAGTTCAAACGAAACACATTGGAATCGAACCGGTGATAACGCGCCAGTACTCATCTCATCAAACATTACTTCAATTCTGCCAAGGGGAAGGCATTTCATTGCGCTTTATGAATGAGAATCTACAAACGATACTTCAATTAAGCTCGTCTTCACAACTAAAGTTCCTAAATGAATGACTAACATCGGTTCATTCATAATCTGAGGAGCATCGATTTCAGGATCAGATTTTCAGACGCCGGAATCATGGGtacatcactttttttttccctcacgAGGGCCGGAACGATGGGAAGTGTCCTAGTCTCTCTAGTCGTCCGACGGAACACTTACCAAGAAGCATGGCCAAGAAACACCAACATATCCTAAAAAGGAAATCGGAAAACACGCACCGAGGAGGGGCTTGAACACGTGGGGAAAGTGTTTGATTTCCTTGTCCCTTGTATTGGCTATTCGGCAGTGGTCCATGCGACCCCACTGTTCGGGTCGTCAATGCGGTCGTTCGTTGTTTTAAGGCACACCACTAGAGAGATTATCCCATGAATTTTggagttgattttttttccccttttgtagCACGCGCATTGTCTACCTAAAATTTAACTTCAGAGAATCTCCTGAACAAATATCATATCCACAAAACAATTTATAGTATTATCTtctaaagaaattaaaagagaaCTACAGAAATTTACGTCATAGTCATCTTATTAGATATCTTCAGTCGTGGAGGCGGACCCTGAAGGCTACTTTTTTTAGAGCAATCGACACGAGCATAAATCCAGCAAGCAAGCTCTAGACAAGTGCGCTATCCCTGTCCACTTGCTTTGGCGCTCGATCCAGACCAAACACATTACTGCCATATGATGCAATACCTCTCTCGACAGGGATTTATTTGTAACTGTACTATCAAGTCAAAAGGATAATCTTGaacatatttttctaaaaaaaataaatgaacaattttttttttcattgtctaagaaaatatataaacgTAAATTGTTATAGGTAATGAACATACTTTTAATTGActagttatttcaaataatacaaataatcattttaaaaaaaaatattttttaaattatttattttcgtgaaacaaattaCCTTTTATAACATTTAATAGTTAGAAAGGATAAAAAGGAATGTCCCagttgtccttttttttttttccggccGAAGTCCCAGTTGTCTTTGGCTACCAAAATTTTCGGTCGTCGAAGACTTGAAGGTTGTACCGGCTAACTTTTTGTCCCAGTTTACGATgttttattttgtaattataaTGCAAAATGTTCCATCAAGTGCCGCCGATTAATTTGAAAAGACACCCTTTTTAGGGTTAAAATCATTGTCAAGTTCAGAAAAATTccttaaattagaaatttagaaGTGAAATCACGAATCATTTGTTGAACCTTGCGAAAACGTGATATAATTATAACTCACGAATTAttacaatattttctcacacTACATACAATACTCGGAAACTCTACACAATTCATCTCACACTCGCAAGCATACATAACACACTCTACTCAACACACTCTCAAGACCCCTGCATACACACCCACTCACTCTTTATCTCTCTACACTTACACTACACACACCAACCGCCTTCCACACTCCtcctattattattttattacaagTTGCTGATCATTTGTCAACAATTGCGGCTGAAttatctagagagagaaaaatatggAGGAGTAGAGAGAGATCTGGAGAactccagagagagagagaggcggtgcttTTTCTAACATCATTAACCCATCATTGTCAATCCATTGATGATATAATTTTTCCTTCTCAAGcattaaaatgacaaaacacATTCCCTTGCTTTTAATTGGTCTAGTTGTTTTAAGCACCACCCATTGGCTTTGAGTTATTACTATTATATGCTAAAAAGTCCcaactaaaaatttaagttaataAGTAAAAGGAGATTAAATGAATATAAAATACCATGAATCTCATGTGAAATCGTAAAAAGCCaagcaaacaaaatatttttaggcaGAATCTGACTCGATGCCATTAAGATGTCAAACCCAAAAACTTAAGTTAATAAACGTAGGGACTCCTTGTATATAAAGCCAATTAAAACACAATAGCCAAACAATATGCGATTAACATTATGAATGACCTCCATCTTTtagttttatcttttttgggGAGAAATTACGCAAAGCCCTTGTCCTATTATATGGACACTAATTTGGTCCTAAACGGTCAATTTggttaatgaaattttaaaccTTTAAACGATTTTTGAGTCCAGTCCATCTGGACaatataaattagaaattgCTGACATAACAATCTAATCAACATCGGTCTGTCGTACGTGACATGGTCGGATGACCAACAACTAACGTGGAAGAAACAACGCCATTTTGCaattgggaaaatgtcacaaatggtccctatatttttacttaatgtgcaatttggtccttgaacttttaatttgctcaatttggtccatgaactattgataaatgtccgatctagtccctgaactttcgatcggctcaatttggtcccgaactattgataaatgtccgatctagtcattcgttactgtttttccttctttttttttgcttcttctccctTCCCTCCGTCGgctccggcggagggaagctAGCGTCCGGTGAGGGtcacccttgccagatctgcgagggagcccctcgcccgatgccggcgagggccgccctcgcccgacgccggcttccctccaccgaagccggtggagggaagagagaataagcaaaaaaaaaaaaaaaaaaagagaaaaacagtaacgaaggactagatcggacatttatcaatagttcatggaccaaattgagcgatcgaaagttcagggactagatcggacatttatcaatagttcatgaaccaaattgagccgatcgaaagtttaGGGAcgacattgcacattaagtaaaaGTATAGGGACCATTTATGACATTTCcctttgcaattttattaaaaatgtttttgtgatttttttcctttttttcttttttttaaattttcttttccacacCACCGCCACAGGCAAGGGCCGCAAACCGAGGATGAGCAGGAACAACGGGAATCGGAGTCGCGATTGGAGTCGGAGGATGAGAGGCTCCGCTAGTGATTTTTGCTTTCAGAATCTCCATTTTTGGTGTTTCCCATTTGTGCGGTGACTCGTGTTGGTAGTGAGGTTAAGTCGGGAGTTGTTCTGATTATATGGCAAGTTTACATGCGACTTCTGCATCAAGAGAGGAGCTACAGGAAAAATTTCTCGGTGATCGCCTCGCCCGTGGGCAGTGAAGGCGTGCAGCCCACGCCTGTGACCGGCAAAAAGATGAACATGggtgtggaaaagaaaagaacagaaaacgaaaatgaaaagattagGAGAATTAACAAGAATTagcaaaacgatgtcatttcaATTCGTTTCTTCCATGTCAATCATCAGTCGTGCCAAGTATGACTATATTAGAAAATCGTTAAAAATGTAAGGATTACATTAACCAAATTGAatagtttagaattaaataaacattCATACGATTTAAGATTCTTTTGGTAAATTTCTccttatttacaaaaaaatcatattttaaattaatctaCTTAGAATCCTTACTATGCTTAAATGCACATCCAATATCTActcctttacaaaaaaaaaaaaaaaacgtctaTTTGGTTTGAATAGTTTGAAAATGCGTGCTgatacctttttatttttttttagccttttctttttttttccttatttctccTCTATACCTTGACCTTTGCCAAAAAGCCATAATTCATCTTTGACATTTCAAGTTCCACATCGATTAGAAGAGACCCTGTTAAGTAATTCATAAGTTTACACTCATTCCCAAATGATCATTATCTTATGTGATTATTCAAAATACTTCTATACAACATGGCTGAAGTAGATTGGGTCAAATCGTTGCGAATGGTCAGGGGGGTGTGTGGCTCAGGGTTGGATCTAGGCCTATTTTAGATTCAATTAGTGAGGAGAGCGATTTTTAGGTCAAAAAACACTCAACCAAATGTGTAACTCCTAGCAGGCTTCTAGGCTGGCAATATGGAGCATTACTGACAAGGATATCAATTCTTTATGTTAAAGTTTGTGACATCTCAAATCCTCTATGAGATGGGCGAGACCATATTGAGTGATTAATAAACAAGTATATCCATAAGTGGTCATCACATTGTACAATTAATCTGATTCTCCTTTTGGCAAGGGGTCCAATCTTAGAGTAATTACATGAAATTAAGACGATTTGAGACTCAATATTGacttatgaaattttttacatGATTTCTCTCACCTAATATGAGACCTAAGATATTACAATATTGCCTAACCCCTCCACCGAGGGAGCGAGAAGAGACATACAGGTGTAGTGGATATTCTTCCCATAAAcgacaaaatataaataaaaatttgtagtgcacttgtgatttttttcttctaagtaAAGTAGCTTCATAATGCCTAAAAGCAAATGTGGACCACATCCACTTCAGTCCTCAGTGCCTCTAGCCATAAGATTACGTGCTCAAGGCACGTTGATGGAATATTCCTCCACCAAAACTAGGTTTCAAACCCCCCACGTCCACTTTATGTAGCTGGCCTGAACTTAATGAATGGAAAACTTGTTTTATgaccagcaaaaaaaaaaaaaaaaaaaagaagaagaagaagaagaagaaatctgcTAGCTATTTCTCTAACCAGATAATGTGGTAGGGGATGATAGGAGTGCTTCGAGTTCGGGACCTATATAGACGAAGCTGGAAATGGTCCAACATTTCCCCATTATCTACAGTAAACGTATTTTTTCTGCGAAGGATGCACTAGTTCTTCCCAATAATGGCCCAAAATAGCATGTCTTGATTTTCtcgcttccttttctttcatttcaagAAGTGGAGGGCATCGAAATCCCCACTTAAGTAGATGGGAAAGATCTTTCTACCCGATGGAGGCCGTCCCTTTGCGCAGATACACCCTCACCCGATGTTGGCTCAATCCAATCGATCCTCCTTACTTTGCAtgatcaattttaattggaagCCTAAACCATAAGGTGAGAGAATGGTAAGatttatgtaataaatgacGATATTTATGAATAAGCTGCACTCGATAACGCTACCACACTATCATGCAAAGCTCATATGAAGAATGAATGACATTATTGATTTGCTTGCAAAGCCAACCGAGCAAGAATGCACATTGAATATTTGTGATGCCGGACATGAAGAAATAGTAAAATAGCTCACTTTTCAAAATATCTTTCGTGTAAACTTCGTCTTTATCTCCTAAAATTAGGTCGCGGTCACTAAGGTTGTTTTCAG
This genomic stretch from Eucalyptus grandis isolate ANBG69807.140 chromosome 3, ASM1654582v1, whole genome shotgun sequence harbors:
- the LOC104437649 gene encoding laccase-14, coding for MRTGGTSNKMALIAAFLGFVFLEYGSLLCMARGNVQHYDFVLKETNFTRLCTTKSMLVVNESWPGPVIRVHKGDTVFVTVHNNGTYGVTVHWHGVKQPRNPWPDGPENITQCPIPAGTSFTQELSFSDEEGTLWWHAHSDWSRATVHGAIIIYPKPGTTYPYPVPYKEELLVLGEWYNGDVMAIIDEALETGGDPNTSDAFAINGQPGDLYDCSNASTYRLLVNYGKTYLLRIVNAVMNEEIFFGIAKHNLTVVGMDGGYVKPINTDYIMITPGQTMDVLVTANQSPSHYYIMGSPFADTTAPFDNTSTTAIFQYSGNYTPPSTPYSPSLPAYDDKDAAGNFTVRLKSLASKQHPISVPLIITERIFITVSVNQIYCANESCAGPDGNRLSASLNNISFVTPTIDILQAYYRHIRGVYNCTFPSIPPYFFNFTGDVGNNTIYPSQGTKAKVIKYGSAVEIIFQGTNVGAAENHPMHLHGYSFYVVGMGNGNFDFKTSPKTYNLVDPPLVNTIGVPKNGWTTIRFVADNPGVWFMHCHLERHASWGMDTVLIVTNGPANMNKMREPPAYMPPCAKS